One Spinacia oleracea cultivar Varoflay chromosome 4, BTI_SOV_V1, whole genome shotgun sequence DNA segment encodes these proteins:
- the LOC130471988 gene encoding uncharacterized protein has product MWNACTLWVFEKKKVDPRVVVARTNNLLGEVIVAGKKEKLQEETGARDVQGWTPPPRGVDKAYLYRVYDNLSGVCKINTDAAVSVEGNIGLGMVVRDEVGDVLMSAGRNWSARITALQAEAEAMWFGLRYAYDASFINVQLESDCLVLVKLLQSRTKEESRTQVIVSDICNLVCSFLACAFKFAPRTCNKVAHAMAKVSLLFEEVLVWMEDCPSDICSLVMLYKALIE; this is encoded by the exons ATGTGGAATGCATGCACCCTGTGGGTCTTTGAGAAGAAAAAAGTTGACCCAAGAGTGGTGGTTGCAAGGACAAACAATCTCCTGGGTGAAGTTATTGTTGCTGGGAAAAAGGAGAAACTGCAAGAGGAAACTGGGGCGAGGGACGTGCAGGGGTGGACACCACCGCCTAGGGGTGTTGATAAAgcatatttatatagg gTGTACGACAACCTATCAGGTGTATGCAAGATCAACACAGATGCTGCAGTATCAGTGGAAGGCAATATCGGTTTGGGGATGGTGGTTAGGGATGAAGTGGGAGACGTTTTAATGTCTGCGGGACGAAACTGGAGTGCACGAATCACAGCCCTGCAGGCTGAAGCAGAAGCTATGTGGTTTGGGTTACGATATGCCTATGATGCAAGCTTCATAAATGTGCAGCTAGAGTCCGACTGTTTGGTACTGGTTAAGCTGCTGCAATCAAGAACCAAGGAGGAATCAAGGACGCAAGTCATTGTGAGTGATATTTGTAATTTAGTGTGCTCTTTCTTAGCTTGTGCGTTTAAATTTGCACCTAGAACATGTAATAAAGTGGCACATGCCATGGCCAAGGTTTCCTTACTCTTTGAAGAAGTCCTGGTCTGGATGGAGGACTGCCCATCTGACATCTGCTCCCTTGTCATGTTATACAAGGCCTTGATTGAGTAA
- the LOC110789557 gene encoding pentatricopeptide repeat-containing protein At4g21065, with amino-acid sequence MEVITMSHAMQLHAQVLKSGAQPHHQNYSKLFTFSALSPSGDLSYARLILNNLQTPNSYYWNTMVRAYCETPDPHQSIFLFLAMHMEQPHGVAPKPDKFTYPFVAKACGRLRDTQLGKQFHCLICKLGFWSDRYVCNSLIHMYAKCNDLGCARKVFDNMPERDVVTWTSIIDGLVDNGRAVEAIKLFEEMVGSGVEPNDATVVSVLRACAEAGALEVGRRVHRIIDEQGLGFRANVSTGLIDMYSKCGCIDSARKVFDKVFDKDVCAWTAMIHGLASHGMSKEAVDSFEEMKISGVTPDERTMTAVLAACRNVGWVTEAYRYFKDMRKKYGIKPNLQHHGCIVDLYARSGQLKEAEDFIRKMVIQPDAVLWRTVIWACKIHGDTDRAERLIKEINIELDDCGSYVLVSNIYASAGKWHDKAMCRETMSRQGLVKQPGSSKIEDDGSVHEFTAGDSSHIEAHNIYQKLEDMKRRLSEEGYKPELSEVLLEVDDEEKAFQLLHHSEKLAVAFGMMKMKPGSQIRIVKNLRSCEDCHSFMKLVSRVYEREIIVRDRIRFHHFRNGDCSCGDYW; translated from the coding sequence ATGGAGGTAATCACCATGTCCCACGCCATGCAACTCCATGCACAAGTACTCAAATCAGGCGCACAACCCCACCATCAAAACTACAGCAAACTCTTCACTTTCTCTGCTCTTTCTCCTTCAGGTGACCTCAGCTATGCGCGCCTAATCCTCAACAATCTTCAAACCCCAAACTCTTACTACTGGAACACTATGGTTCGAGCTTACTGCGAAACGCCAGACCCTCATCAATCTATCTTTCTCTTCCTTGCAATGCACATGGAACAACCTCATGGCGTCGCGCCGAAGCCCGACAAGTTTACTTACCCTTTTGTTGCTAAGGCTTGTGGGAGACTAAGAGATACCCAGTTGGGAAAACAATTTCATTGTTTGATTTGTAAATTGGGGTTTTGGTCTGATAGATATGTTTGCAATTCTTTGATTCATATGTATGCGAAATGTAATGATTTGGGGTGTGCACGTAAGGTGTTTGATAATATGCCTGAGAGAGATGTTGTTACTTGGACGTCTATTATTGATGGGCTTGTTGATAATGGTAGAGCTGTCGAAGCGATTAAGCTATTTGAGGAGATGGTGGGTTCTGGAGTGGAGCCTAATGATGCGACTGTCGTGTCGGTTTTGAGGGCTTGTGCTGAGGCAGGGGCGTTGGAGGTTGGGAGAAGAGTTCATAGGATTATTGATGAACAAGGTCTTGGTTTCAGGGCTAATGTTAGTACTGGTTTGATTGATATGTATTCCAAGTGTGGTTGTATTGATAGTGCTAGGAAAGTGTTCGACAAGGTTTTTGATAAGGATGTGTGTGCTTGGACTGCCATGATTCATGGCCTTGCTAGTCATGGTATGAGTAAGGAGGCTGTTGATTCTTTTGAAGAAATGAAAATTTCTGGTGTAACTCCTGATGAGCGGACCATGACTGCTGTTCTAGCAGCATGTAGGAATGTGGGCTGGGTGACTGAAGCTTATCGTTACTTTAAGgatatgagaaagaaatatgGAATCAAACCTAACCTTCAGCATCATGGATGTATAGTAGACCTTTATGCACGATCAGGACAGTTGAAAGAGGCTGAAGATTTTATCAGGAAGATGGTGATTCAGCCGGATGCAGTTTTATGGAGAACTGTCATATGGGCGTGTAAAATTCATGGAGATACTGATCGTGCAGAGCGTTTGATAAAGGAAATAAACATAGAATTAGATGACTGTGGGAGTTATGTTCTTGTCAGTAATATTTATGCCTCGGCTGGAAAATGGCATGATAAGGCAATGTGTAGGGAAACAATGAGTAGACAAGGGCTTGTGAAACAGCCTGGTTCAAGTAAGATTGAGGATGATGGTAGTGTTCATGAGTTCACTGCAGGAGATTCGAGTCACATTGAAGCACATAATATTTATCAGAAGTTGGAAGATATGAAAAGGAGGTTGAGCGAAGAAGGGTATAAACCTGAACTTTCAGAGGTCTTGCTTGAAGTTGATGATGAAGAGAAGGCTTTCCAATTGCTTCATCACAGCGAGAAACTTGCTGTTGCCTTTGGAATGATGAAGATGAAACCAGGTTCCCAAATTAGAATCGTAAAGAATTTACGATCCTGTGAAGACTGTCATTCTTTTATGAAATTGGTTTCTAGAGTATATGAGAGGGAGATAATAGTGAGGGATCGCATTCGTTTCCATCATTTCAGAAATGGGGACTGTTCCTGTGGAGATTACTGGTGA